In the genome of candidate division WOR-3 bacterium, the window AAAATCTCCGAGGGGTGTTCTAATTTCTGTGCCTATTGCCAAATTCCGAAAATCCGGGGAGATTATCGCTCCCGACCAATGGAGGAGATTCTTGAGGAGGCGAAGGCAATTGCCCAAATAGGAATCAAAGAGATAATTTTAGTCTCTCAGGACTCAACCCTCTACGGTACTGACCTCTATCGCTCCCAAAAACTCCATCTCTTATTGAAGGAGTTGACAAAGATTAAAGGGATTGAATGGCTCCGTCTTCTCTATACCCACCCCGCCCATTTCTACCCTGAACTTCTGGAAATTATCAAAAATGAAGAGAAGATCTTAAAATACATTGACTTCCCCCTTCAACACATCTCCGATAAGATCCTCTACCTAATGGGTCGGGGATATTTAAGAGAAGATGTGGAAAGAATTCTTGATTTCCTATTTCGGATCCCAGAAATGACAATCCGGACAACCTTCATCGTTGGCTTCCCAAAAGAGACCGAAGAAGACTTCCGAGAACTCCTTGATTTTACCAAAAGCGTGAAGTTTGACCATATCGGTTGTTTTCTTTACAGCCGGGAAAGGTTCACCCCGGCTTATTACCTTTCTCCCCAAATTCCCTACCGCGTGAAAAAGGAGAGGCAAAGGCTCCTCCTCTCCTGTCAGAAGAAAATCTCAGAAGAGAAATTGAAATCTCTCATTGGTAAAGAGATGGCGGTAATGGTTGACAGAAGGGTAAATGGAAGAAGATATTCCTATCTCGGGAGAACCTACCGGGAAGCCCCAGAAATTGACGGATCAGTCTTAATCCGGGGCAATAATTTAGCCATCGGTAAAATCTATCCGATGAGAATAGTTGCTGCTACCGCCTATGACCTTTATGCGGAAATGGCGCCACGGGGATTTGAACCCCGGTCGCAAGGTTGAGAACCTTGTGTCCTAGGCCAGCCTAGACGATGGCGCCGGAATTCAATTTTAATGAGAAAATGGACGAAGTCAATTCCAGAGGCGAATTAAAAGAGAAGAGGCCTTCCTTCGCTTCCGTTCTCAAGATAAGAAACTTTCTCTTCCTCTCCCTTTCCGGTGCCGTCTCCCAACTCGGTGACCGGTTCACCCATATGCTCTTAATCACCCTCATTGAATTATATAAACCAAAGAGTAGTTTCGCCTATTCCCAGGCATCGCTCACCTTCACCCTCCCCAATCTCCTCTTAGCCCCGGTGGTAGGTGTTTTGGTTGACCGATGGCAGAAACAGAGGATAATGATTAAAGCCCACTATCTCCAAAGCCTTATCCTTTTTTCAACTCCTTTTCTCATCCATCTCACCAAAAGTTTCTTCCCGGTCTTTTTCGTCCTCTTCCTCTTCTTCGGCATTGATCTATTTAATAATAGCGCCAAACCTTCCCTCATCCCAGTGGTGGTGGCGAAAAGAAAACTTTTATTAGCCAACTCCTTAGACCTTACCTTTACCCGACTGGCGACAGTTTTGGGAATGGTGATTGGTGGTTTCTTAATCAAATGGACTGGTTGGCGCTTGGGTTTTTTCCTCAACGCCCTAACCCACTTCACCGCCGGCAGTTTAGTCTTAGGGATGAAACTCCCCCCTTCCCCAGAGGTAAAAAGATCTAAACCATTGAAAGAAGAGATTCTCTTCGGTCTTCGGGATTTCTTTTATAAAGTGAAAGAACTCCTTTCTTATCTCTTAAAAGAAAAGATTGTTCTCTTTGTCATCTTCTCCATTTTCATTTTAGCCGCTCTTGCCAGTTTCTCCTATGCGGTTCTCATCTTCCTAATCCAACAGGTCTTAAAATTGGGAACTAGTGGTGTGGGAATTTTTGCTGGTATCTTGGCGATTGGGATGATTAGTGGTAGTCTTTTAATGAGTTTTCTAAAACCATCGGCTAATAAGAAACTCTTAATTGTCTATTCCTTTATCCCCTTCTCCCTTCTATTTTTTCTGGGCGGTTTCTTTATCAAGATTTGGTTTATGGTTCTGGTGGGAATTGTCGCTGGTATCCTCTTTTCCGTAATTACCGTCTGTCAGAATACAATCTTACACGAAGAGGTTCCCGAATTTATCCGGGGAAGAATCTTTGCCACCAAAGAGTTCTTTAATAATTTAGCCTTCCTTTTAACCGTTATGCCGATCGGCCTTTTAAGCGACCTCACCTCCTACCGGACGATGCTTATCTTGTCTGGCTTTTTTCTCCTCTTCATCTCCATTTTAGGCCTCATCTCCTTAAAGCGATGGGAAAGATAACTCGGGTTCTACCCTCTTTTAAGCCCCTAATTACTCCCCCAATTAAACCCCAGATTAAACCTTAAATTAGACCCCTTATCCGATCTATGATTAAACCCTTTATTAGACTTTCCATTATTCCTATTATTATCCCCTTTATTAATAATCCAATTACCCTGATTCTTAGACGCCGATTTAGGGCAAGAATTAGGCTAATTGTTAAATCTTCTATTAGACCCCTGATACCATCCCCTGTATGGTATACCCCATTTTATAAAAATGAGCCTCTCCCTTTTAAGGGAATAGAACTAATTATTTATTTAGTTTATTTTATTTATAGAATAATTTTAGAAAATGTCAAACCAATTTACCACCTTCTTATTGATAATCATAATTTTTATGGTATCTTGTCTTTTACTTGGAGGAATTATGAAAAGACTTCTCTTAATTCTTATCTTTTTCTCTTCCTTTCTTATTCTCTGCCGAGGAAAGGGAGATGCCGAAGCCGATCGAGAGGCGATCCTCCGCCTCATCAGGCAGGATACAGTTTGGTTTAATGCCAATACCGAAGTTGACTCGACCGATACGACAATGATTGCCCTCAACGATACCCTATTAATCTGGTGGCGGGGAGCCCAAACCCATTCCGAGCCAATAATTTATGTTGGCGTGCACGGAGATTCGGCTTTCGTCACCTGGGCGCGGGCAAATTTCGGTCCTTTCTACCTTTTAATTAAGCCACCAGATACCACCTGGCTTTTCTGGACAAAAAATGTCTCGGAGACGGCAAAGATTCAGGCGGTATTTAGAAGAACCGGAGATATCAATGATACTGTAACCCGAGGTTGGCAGTTGAAGAAGATTTCCCTTGCCTGGGGGCAATCGGATTCGGTCCACACTGTGCGGATTGATAGTTTAAGGATTCAATCAAGTTCCTATCCCAACCTTTTAATCACCAACCCCTTGGAAAATTTCTTTTCCCTTGATAGTTTAATCGCCTTCTCTCCGGGAGAGTTAGTTACGATAACCCTTTATACCAATGCCACTAATGCCGATGCCTTCCTCCATACCTTCATTCTGGCTTGGCCCTTTTATCTCCGGGTACCTTTTAATAATTTAGGCAATGGTGTCTTCACCGGCACTTGGCACGTCCAACTAATCCCCTTTCCAAGATATGCCTTCTTTGACCTCTTAAATCATGCGACCCTCTTCACTCCGGATTATAAATATGATTTTAACGGTTGGCTTTTACCTTATCGGATAAAATAATCTAAAAGAGAAAGAGCCACTTTATCTTCGTCGCATAGATTCTCTCTTTCGCTTCCCATTTTTCTTCGGGAGAACGGAGTTCGTTTAAGACCAAATAAAAATGGGAACGTGGTTTAATCTCCCAATTGAAATATAAGGCAAATCTTATTCTTTCCATTTGCCATTTTCTCTCTTCATAGGATAATACCGGGCTTGGGCTAAATGTTAGGGAAGCAAAAGGGGTGAAACAATACCTTAGATAGACCGAACCGGAGGCTGTGGTTTTCAAGTGGAGACCATTTGGTTGATACTCAACCCAAGAATTGAAAAAAGGGTTAATTGAGAGGCGGTGGGTTAAGGGAAAAAAGAAGCCACCCCAGGTTTCTACCTGTCCGGCTAAAAAGTCCCTTAAATAATTCCAGGTGTAATTATATGAAGCGCCACAATAGACTTCCCATCTCTTTATCAGAAAATAAAGGTTAGAAGAAAGACCTTTTGTCCGATAGCCGCGTTTCTCTTCGTATTCCTTCCCTAAGTTAAGATAAAGGTAATAACTGATTTGTGTCGGTTCCCGAAAGGAGAGATATCCTTCTAAGAAATTTTTCCTTGACCAATCCCAATCTTCTAATTCTTTTTCCGTCTTCATCCCAACCGAGAAAGAATAAGAAGAGATAGGTCCGGTGGTTGGTGATTGGGTAATGCCGCTTAAGATAGTTAATGACTTACTACCGGGTGAGACCGGAGCATATCCCATTCCACTGATATCAAATCTTTCTCCGGTATATTTAGTAGCAAAACCGCTAAAGAGATTTTCCGTAAGATAGAGAAGACCACCGGAATGAAGGGCAAAATTGGAATTTTTACTCTTACCAAAAACCATTTGCGCGCCAATCTCATTCCTCTGCCAGCGGAAAACACCATCAAGGGAAGAGGCTAAATCCCAATTCCTTTCCTTGAAATCTCTTTTGGCGGTTTGGAGAAAGCCAACCTCTGAGTTCTCAAAGAAATAGCGCTTTATCCGAAAGACATTCCAAGAGGTCTTAAAGGTACTATCCCAAGTGCCAAACTTATCTCCGGTAAGACAGGTTAAAATCCCTATTTCATTTCTTGACAACTTTCCGGCATATTTTGCCCCAAAGAGAATTGGCACATCACCCGAACCATCCCGCAAGATTCGCCCAATCCTTCGGGAATAAAAGACCTTAATTGGCGAATAGAAACTTCCGGAAGCCGGTTCAAATATCTCTTTGCCCGTCAAAAAGAAAGGTCGCCTTTCCGAATAATAAATCTCATATTTACTCAAACTCATCGTGAAAGGGTCAGATTCAATTTCGGCAA includes:
- a CDS encoding DUF5916 domain-containing protein translates to MLSLLFLFSLTPETLSVARVERFEIGLDDTFFQRLDSILMERQFSPNYNSPTTYKTRVKVLQDENNLYFLLNTDFGKDKPSTALSGFNEYYTIYLDPLLSRVSAYYFTIYSSGGRNDGLVLSDGRVYDNSWDGVWESSIRIEKKEGNWQIRALVKIPFKTLRFDRKKKEWGFQVKTYHPKRRETSFWILPDQEEGLKVSKFGILKGVEGKGEGKGIEVYPVGLIKYTERFFPWAGFDFSYKKEASTVNLTFLPDFAEIESDPFTMSLSKYEIYYSERRPFFLTGKEIFEPASGSFYSPIKVFYSRRIGRILRDGSGDVPILFGAKYAGKLSRNEIGILTCLTGDKFGTWDSTFKTSWNVFRIKRYFFENSEVGFLQTAKRDFKERNWDLASSLDGVFRWQRNEIGAQMVFGKSKNSNFALHSGGLLYLTENLFSGFATKYTGERFDISGMGYAPVSPGSKSLTILSGITQSPTTGPISSYSFSVGMKTEKELEDWDWSRKNFLEGYLSFREPTQISYYLYLNLGKEYEEKRGYRTKGLSSNLYFLIKRWEVYCGASYNYTWNYLRDFLAGQVETWGGFFFPLTHRLSINPFFNSWVEYQPNGLHLKTTASGSVYLRYCFTPFASLTFSPSPVLSYEERKWQMERIRFALYFNWEIKPRSHFYLVLNELRSPEEKWEAKERIYATKIKWLFLF
- a CDS encoding MFS transporter, with protein sequence MAPEFNFNEKMDEVNSRGELKEKRPSFASVLKIRNFLFLSLSGAVSQLGDRFTHMLLITLIELYKPKSSFAYSQASLTFTLPNLLLAPVVGVLVDRWQKQRIMIKAHYLQSLILFSTPFLIHLTKSFFPVFFVLFLFFGIDLFNNSAKPSLIPVVVAKRKLLLANSLDLTFTRLATVLGMVIGGFLIKWTGWRLGFFLNALTHFTAGSLVLGMKLPPSPEVKRSKPLKEEILFGLRDFFYKVKELLSYLLKEKIVLFVIFSIFILAALASFSYAVLIFLIQQVLKLGTSGVGIFAGILAIGMISGSLLMSFLKPSANKKLLIVYSFIPFSLLFFLGGFFIKIWFMVLVGIVAGILFSVITVCQNTILHEEVPEFIRGRIFATKEFFNNLAFLLTVMPIGLLSDLTSYRTMLILSGFFLLFISILGLISLKRWER